In the Gammaproteobacteria bacterium genome, GAAATAAACGTCAGCCACCTGCGCCCGGCGAAATCGGGTTACGTGTACGGCACAGCCCGCCCGGTGCGGCTGGGCAGCGTGGTCCACGTCTGGGACATACGGATCACCGACGAAGCGGAAGTGCTGCTGAGTATTTCCAGACTGGCGACTTCGGTTCGCCGGCTGAAACGACGGAACGCGTGATATTCTTGCGCGCGCCAAAGAGGGAGAAACTCGTGAAGAAATTACTGATTGTCGCCTGCGCCATGGCGCTTGGGGCCTGTGCGGCCCAGCAGTCCGAAATGCAATCCGCGGATACCGCCGGGGAAGCGCAGCAATCGACGGCATCGCAGGATTCGGCCGCAGCACGCCGGGAGCAGCGGCGCAAGAGTGACGAGACGTACGTGACCTCGCTGGAGCGCAGAGATAAAACGGGCTCCCGCATCAATCGCGTCCGCCGCAGGGGCGAACAGGAAGAGGACACTTCCGCCGGCAAGCGCATCGAGACCATTTCCAGCGAACAGCTTGACGACATGGATGAAAGGGGCGGTACCGTGGTGCTCCCCAGCGAGGGATAGCCGGCTACGGTCGGAACGCATTCATTCGGCAGCGGGTTCGCGTTTCCTGATCATGATGCGCGCCATCAGGATGCCGATCTCGTAGAGCACGTACATCGGGATCGCAAGCAGCGTCTGCGAGATCATGTCCGGCGGCGTTAGCAGCATCCCCACGGTAAAAGCGCCCAGCAGAACGTAGGGGCGCTTGCGGCCCAGAGAATCGGGGGTGACGATGCCCGCGCCGACCAGCATCAGGATGGCGATCGGCACTTCAAAGGCGATGCCGAAAACGAATATCAGTATCATCACGAAACTCAGATACTCGCGGATGTCGGGCATCATGGCGACATCTTGTGGAGTGGTGCCCACCAGGAAGGTGAATACCAGCGGGAAAACGACGAAATAGGCAAAGGCCCCACCCGCGTAGAAAAGGAAAATACTGGAGAGAACAAGCGGCAGCGCCACTTTTTTCTCGCGTTTGTACAGCCCTGGAGCGACAAACGCCCAAGCCTGATAGATCACCATCGGCATGGCAACGATCACGGCGGCAAAGAATGCCGTCTTGAAGGGAGTCAGGAACGTCGAGATCGGGCTGGTCGCGATCATGGACCACTCTTCCGGCAACTGGCGCTTGAGCGGATCCGCAACGATGTTGTAAACGATGTCGGCGTATACCGCGAACGGCACGAAAATTACCAGAACGGTGCCGGCCGCCTTCATGAGCCGGGTCCGGAGTTCGATCAGATGCGAGAGCAGGCTGGACTCCTCCAGCTCCTCCTGTTCCTCTTCTTCCTCCGGCTGGTCCGGCTTGTCATTCACTGGACTGGTCCTTCACGTTTTCCGCGGAGCCGGCAGGTTCCTCATCGCGGCTTCCGGGGTCTTTCTCCTCTTCACCGGCCTGCTGGTGCATGGTATTGGTCCTGGAGCCGGCGGGCTGGTCCGGCCGCCTTGTGGAGAATGGCCTGGGATCGTCCAGGTTGACTTCCTGACGCAGCTGATACATGAGGGTGCGCGACATACGCCGGGCCTGGCCAACCCAGCGGCCGAGTTGCGCCGCTACTTCGGGCAGGCGCTTCGGACCGAGCACGATCAGACCGAGGCCGGCAAGAACGATCAGTTCCAGGAAGCCGATATCAAACATGGTTCACGTCGTTCGACCGGCGCGGCCGGTCGAGGCGGAGCAACGGTTGCGATATCCCGGCTGAATCAGGCCTTGGGCGCGTCCTTCTCCTTGTTCTTCGCGCCGGTGTCGGTCTCGCTGAACTCCGCGTCGGTGCGGGCCAGCTTGTCCGGATCGGCCTTGTCCGGGTCGGAAACGGCCTTGCGAAATCCCTTGATGGCCGAGCCCAGGTCGCTGCCGAGGTTCCGGATCCGCGAGGTGCCGAATATCACCAAGGCGAGCAGCAGCACTACGAGTAGCTGCCAGCCGCTGATTCCGCCAAATCCCATTATTTCGTCCTCTTAGCGCTCCTGGATTCTCCGCCGGGTCCATTTACCCATGCGCCACTCGCCTGAGCAGCGCTACGGTAGCTCCCAATCATACCCTCTAAGGCCCCGGATGGGCTTGCAGAAGAATGGTTACCGGTCCCGAGTTGACCAGTTCCACGTCCATGTCGGCGCCATAAACGCCTGTTGCCACGCGCACGCCCAGCGCCTTCGATTCGGCCACCAGCCGGTCGAACAGCCGCCGTCCCACGTCGGGCGGCGCCGCCTTTGAAAACCCCGGCCGGGTGCCCTTGCGCGTGTCGGCCGCCAGCGTGAACTGCGACACCAGCAAGAGTTCGCCGCCCACGTCCTGCAGGCTCAGGTTCATGCGCCCGTCGGCGTCCGGAAATACGCGGTAGCCCACGATGCGCTCCGCCAGCCGCCTGGCCTGCGCATCGCCGTCGTCCCGTTCCACCGCGGCCAGCACCAGCAGGCCGCGGCCGATTTGGCCGACCACCTTTCCATCGACAGCGACTTGCGCGCGGCTGACACGTTGAAGCAGGCCGATCATGATTCAGCGGATTGGTCCCACGATTCAATGGTTGCAGCCGTATATAGTAGTCGCCTCGTTCGAGGAGGGTGTCTCATGCCGCAACTGACCGTCAAGGCGATAGTAACCGGTGTAATTCT is a window encoding:
- the tatA gene encoding twin-arginine translocase TatA/TatE family subunit encodes the protein MGFGGISGWQLLVVLLLALVIFGTSRIRNLGSDLGSAIKGFRKAVSDPDKADPDKLARTDAEFSETDTGAKNKEKDAPKA
- the tatB gene encoding twin-arginine translocase subunit TatB — translated: MFDIGFLELIVLAGLGLIVLGPKRLPEVAAQLGRWVGQARRMSRTLMYQLRQEVNLDDPRPFSTRRPDQPAGSRTNTMHQQAGEEEKDPGSRDEEPAGSAENVKDQSSE
- a CDS encoding D-tyrosyl-tRNA(Tyr) deacylase → MIGLLQRVSRAQVAVDGKVVGQIGRGLLVLAAVERDDGDAQARRLAERIVGYRVFPDADGRMNLSLQDVGGELLLVSQFTLAADTRKGTRPGFSKAAPPDVGRRLFDRLVAESKALGVRVATGVYGADMDVELVNSGPVTILLQAHPGP
- the tatC gene encoding twin-arginine translocase subunit TatC produces the protein MNDKPDQPEEEEEQEELEESSLLSHLIELRTRLMKAAGTVLVIFVPFAVYADIVYNIVADPLKRQLPEEWSMIATSPISTFLTPFKTAFFAAVIVAMPMVIYQAWAFVAPGLYKREKKVALPLVLSSIFLFYAGGAFAYFVVFPLVFTFLVGTTPQDVAMMPDIREYLSFVMILIFVFGIAFEVPIAILMLVGAGIVTPDSLGRKRPYVLLGAFTVGMLLTPPDMISQTLLAIPMYVLYEIGILMARIMIRKREPAAE